The sequence AAAATCCCTAACCATCTGCTCTAACTTACCTTTAAAAGGTCCATCACCTACAAGCACAAGCCTACCCTCAATGTTGCCTTTATAAAATGCCTCCACCAAAACATCTGCCCCTTTTGGATTATAAAATCTAACCACAGACCCAACAACAAAATCATCCTCTTTTAAATTATACTCCTTTTTGGTTCTATATCTTTCCTTCTCCGACAGAGGCTTAAAATAATCGGTATCTATGGGGTTATATACAACAGCTATCTTATCCTTAACCATGGGCAAAACACGCAAAACACTATCTCTAACCGTATTTGAATTCACCACATACAACCTGCTTTTCTTTGTAAAATGCTCCATCACAACCCGCCTGTGCCACTTTTTCTCCCACTTCCAAACCGTACTGCCAATGAATGTATAAACAGGTGTACTTTTACCAGTTAGAGCCATTTTTGTTGTGTAATCAGCTAAAAACTCAAATGTAAACACAACATCTGGAGCTATGTGGTTTATAAGTTTTCTAAGCTTTAAAAACACATCAACCCTGAACGATTTTAAAGCCTTATTACCCTCGCTGGTTAGCTGATAAGATTCTATCCCATCCTCTTTAGCTCTCTTAATTACTCCATCCTCTGCTTTCATTATAGAAATTATAACTATCTCATAACCAAGTCTTTTTAACCCCTTTGCTATACGGTAAGCCCTTCTCTCAGGCCCACCAAAAAAGCCAAACATATCAAGCACAAACAATACCCTTTTTATGCGTGCCATAAGGCATACATCCTTGCAACTAAAGGATTTTTGTTTGATAAAAGCTTTCTTTTGAATCTATTTTTATCTTTAGAGACATTTATTCTTCCTATTTTAAGAAAGTCATTACCAAAAAAGGCGCTCTTTTTTGTTGTAAAACAAAACTCAAACCCCAAATCTTTTGCTATATCAACCGATTCTTTGCAATACTCCCCCCAGGGAAAGGAAAAAAACGGCGTATTAATTCCTAAATTTTCTTTTATGGCCAATTTTGATTTTTCCAGATCAGCCCTAACCCTATATTTAAATTCATCCTTACTCTCAAAATAACCCTTATCCTTGATGCTATTTACCTCATCCAAAACCCTCTTTTCATCCCCATATTTTAGATACAAATCCCTAACTTTACCAATAAATTCATCGGACGGATAGAACCTCCTGCCACCCAAAGAGCTTCTCATCTCAAATATGGGATAACCCTCCTTGGCTTTTCTACCCAAGGCATATTCATAACTCCAATGAGCCGAGGTATTATCATGCCAGATAGCCTTAGCCCTATCGCCAATAAACACCTTAACATGGCTATCCGAATGAGACCCTATACTAAAAACTCCACTATCACTTAAAATCTTGAGCTCCTTCCAGCTCAAAAACTCGCTTTTATCTCCATTCAGAGAATCATACAACGCCGTCTCTTCCCTTTTTGGTACAAACGCACCCTGCGAATCTTTTACTGTTTTTAAAGGCTTCCTGTGGGTTATTTTAGAAGTTATAACAAACAACAGAGCCTTAAATCCAAACTCCTCCAATATCGGGTATGCATAAACAAAGTTATCCAAAAAACCATCGTCAAATGTTAAAAGGACAGAGGTCTTTTTTAATCTAAACCCCTTTTTTAAATCAAACAGAACTTCAGGACCTACAACATCAAAGTGCTTTCTTAAAAACGAAAGCTGCCATTCAAAGGTTTCAACATCTATATCATAACCCTTAAACGGCAATATCCTATGGTAATAAAGCACTATTAAAGGCTTCAATATTCCATTCTTGCTGCTGTTAGTCTATCGACTTCATAAATTCCCATTATAAATCTATCGAAAAAGCCTGTAGGTAGACCTATAACAGAAATAATATAATTTCCTTCTTTGGCGGCAGCAACTACCCTTCCCTTAACATCACCTGAGTTATATACCATTTTTAAAT comes from Hippea maritima DSM 10411 and encodes:
- a CDS encoding glycosyltransferase, with product MARIKRVLFVLDMFGFFGGPERRAYRIAKGLKRLGYEIVIISIMKAEDGVIKRAKEDGIESYQLTSEGNKALKSFRVDVFLKLRKLINHIAPDVVFTFEFLADYTTKMALTGKSTPVYTFIGSTVWKWEKKWHRRVVMEHFTKKSRLYVVNSNTVRDSVLRVLPMVKDKIAVVYNPIDTDYFKPLSEKERYRTKKEYNLKEDDFVVGSVVRFYNPKGADVLVEAFYKGNIEGRLVLVGDGPFKGKLEQMVRDFGIEGRVVFLGAIEATPEIYNMFDVCVVPSQKGGFDNVVVEAMACGIPTVATKATGIGEVAENGRDLIITEIDAESVSEGMRRIMPVGDTIGINGRKFVVDRLDVMKISKRIEGLINATC
- a CDS encoding polysaccharide deacetylase family protein, producing the protein MKPLIVLYYHRILPFKGYDIDVETFEWQLSFLRKHFDVVGPEVLFDLKKGFRLKKTSVLLTFDDGFLDNFVYAYPILEEFGFKALLFVITSKITHRKPLKTVKDSQGAFVPKREETALYDSLNGDKSEFLSWKELKILSDSGVFSIGSHSDSHVKVFIGDRAKAIWHDNTSAHWSYEYALGRKAKEGYPIFEMRSSLGGRRFYPSDEFIGKVRDLYLKYGDEKRVLDEVNSIKDKGYFESKDEFKYRVRADLEKSKLAIKENLGINTPFFSFPWGEYCKESVDIAKDLGFEFCFTTKKSAFFGNDFLKIGRINVSKDKNRFKRKLLSNKNPLVARMYALWHA